From Arcticibacter tournemirensis, one genomic window encodes:
- a CDS encoding sulfite exporter TauE/SafE family protein translates to MSEIHLNGEIRGDQGFKILVVGKCAEAAKAILSLRKNREVRADILHQQGDGSVPGFDEGLNGVDALKEDLTPELIGRYDLILIKSPGTAFTRDIIRLAKEKDVWVSVVGEDAIAPKAQSIISGERYWRKVAKRCLFALAFVLTGHVISSYYPLHDLLSAGKSLGESLNLDAAFGWMLLAGFLAQIVDGALGMGYGVISTTMLLSTGLNPAAISGSIHTAEMFSSGASGFSHYRFGNINKKLFKTLLLPGVLGAVGGALLLSYLGEEYGNWLRPVLSLYTLLLGTRILINAFKKKNESRKVKHAGWLAGAGGFLDSFGGGGWGPLVTSTLIAKGKTPRYIIGTVSLTEFFVTLGSALTFFVILGTSHIETIAGLIIGGLIAAPIAARLTGKLNTKSMFIGVGVLVIATSLRTIIKTISNLL, encoded by the coding sequence AAAATACTGGTTGTAGGTAAGTGTGCTGAAGCCGCAAAAGCCATTTTATCTTTGAGAAAGAACAGAGAGGTCAGGGCTGATATATTACATCAGCAGGGAGACGGGTCCGTTCCGGGTTTTGATGAAGGATTAAATGGCGTTGATGCGTTAAAAGAAGATCTCACGCCCGAGCTGATCGGCCGGTATGATCTGATCCTGATTAAGAGCCCGGGTACTGCTTTCACAAGAGATATTATAAGGCTTGCTAAAGAAAAAGATGTTTGGGTATCTGTTGTTGGGGAAGATGCTATAGCGCCAAAGGCGCAAAGTATTATTTCCGGAGAGAGGTATTGGAGAAAAGTAGCAAAGAGATGTCTTTTTGCACTTGCCTTTGTACTTACAGGACATGTCATTTCTTCTTATTATCCTTTACACGATTTGTTAAGTGCAGGTAAGTCGTTAGGCGAAAGCCTGAATCTGGATGCTGCATTCGGCTGGATGCTTCTGGCGGGTTTTTTGGCGCAGATAGTTGATGGTGCTCTTGGAATGGGATATGGTGTAATTTCTACTACTATGCTTCTTTCCACCGGCCTTAATCCTGCTGCAATCAGCGGAAGTATCCATACCGCAGAAATGTTTTCGAGTGGTGCTTCGGGCTTTAGTCATTACAGATTTGGTAATATCAACAAGAAGTTGTTTAAAACGCTGTTATTACCCGGAGTTTTGGGCGCGGTTGGCGGTGCATTGCTGCTTTCTTATCTGGGGGAAGAATATGGTAACTGGCTGCGACCGGTATTATCGCTTTACACTCTTCTGCTCGGTACCCGCATTCTCATAAATGCTTTTAAGAAAAAGAATGAATCAAGAAAGGTAAAGCATGCGGGCTGGTTAGCCGGAGCGGGTGGTTTTCTGGATTCCTTTGGCGGGGGTGGATGGGGCCCCCTGGTAACCAGTACACTCATTGCAAAAGGGAAAACACCGAGATATATTATTGGCACCGTGAGCTTAACGGAATTTTTTGTTACCCTGGGCAGTGCTTTAACCTTTTTTGTTATTCTGGGCACGAGTCATATTGAAACGATAGCAGGATTGATTATCGGGGGACTTATTGCGGCTCCTATAGCTGCCCGGCTCACAGGTAAACTGAATACGAAATCGATGTTTATCGGCGTAGGCGTACTGGTAATAGCGACTAGTTTGCGCACTATTATCAAG